CATTCATATGGTGGAAGAAGCTCAGAGAAGTAAGGCACCTATTCAAGGTTTGGCGGATCGTGTGGCAGGTTGGCTTGTTCCTTTTGTTCTTTTGATCTCTGTGATTACTTTTTGCATTTGGTATTTTTTCGGTCCGGAGCCTTCTCTTCCTTATGCTATTTTAAATTCATTATCCGTTCTGATTATCGCTTGTCCGTGTGCTTTGGGACTTGCAACTCCTATTTCCGTAATGGTGGGAGTAGGCATTGGAGCTCAAAATGGAATATTAATACGAAATGCGGAAGCATTGGAAAAAACGGAGAAGGGAACGGTTCTATTTACGGATAAGACCGGAACATTAACGGAAGGGCGCCCTAGAGTAACGGAAGTTTATCCGGAGAATGCGCAAATCTTAAAATTGGCCTCTGCTTTAGAATCAAGGAGCGAACATCCGATCGCTAAAGCAATCGTTCGTAAAGCGGAAGAGTCAAACGTTTATATCCCGGATGTAACCGATTTCTCTTCGATTACGGGTAACGGAGTGACCGGTAAAATAGAAGGCAAATCTGCATACGTTGGTAAGAAAAAATATTTAAACGTAAAAGAAATACCGGAAGATCTATTAAAGAAAGAAGAAGTTTTTTTAAACCAGGGAAAGACTGTAGTTTGGGTCGCCGAAGACGACAAATATTTAGGTATTATCTCAGTCACGGACCCGATTAAGGAGACCACTCCTAAAGCAGTTTCGGATATCGGATCTTTTGGAATAAGGATCGTAATGCTCACTGGGGATGCAAAAACTTCCGCGCAAAAAGTCGGAGACCAAATCGGAATAAAAGAAATCTATTCTGAATTAAGTCCGGAAGGGAAGAAGGAGATCGTAAAAGCGGCAAAAAAAGAAAACGAGGTCCTACTTGTAGCAGGCGACGGCATTAACGATGCTCCGGCGCTCTCCGAGTCGGATGTGGGGATCGCTATGGGATCCGGGACGGAAATTGCGATCCAAAGCGCGTCTATTACTTTGGTTAAAGGTGATCTATTAGGAATATCTAAAGCGATTCGTTTGAGCAAAGCGACTATGAATAATATAAAAATGAACTTATTCTTTTCATTCGCTTATAATTTTCTGGGAATACCGATCGCTGCAGGACTATTATATCCTTTTTTCGGGATATTACTTTCTCCAATGATAGCAGGAGCAGCAATGAGTTTGAGTTCTGTTTCCGTAGTGATGAACGCACTTCGTTTGAGAAAGACTGAATTATGATCCTTCAGGCGTAAATGGATCAAAAACTTTTAGGAGTCTCCCCAAGAAGGATCTTAGTCCTTAACCAAAGGGGGATAATCCTTCCGATACGAGTGGCAAACGCGGTTCCAAAGGGAAAACGATTTTCTTTCCATTCTTTTTGGAAACCTTTTAAAATGAAAGCCGCGGCCTCTTCTTCGCTGATTTGATTGGGTGCAGGTATTCCATCGTTTTTTACAGCTTCTGTGTCCACAAAACCCGGATGTAAGGTTTGGATCCTAATATGTTTGAACCCGAAATGTTCCAACTCCATCCTTGCGGTTTCTAAGAATAGACGTGCAGCTCCTTTGGAAGCGGTGTAATCTCCTTGCATCGGTATTCCGAAATAAGTCGCCAAAGAATTCATATGAGAGATCATACAGGTTTCTTTTTGTTTTTTCATCTGGCGCATAAGTGGTACATAAAAGTTAATTAAAGAACCGTAATTTATGTTCATACAATCTAGGATTGTCTTGGCGGTTGCCGTTAATGTGTTTGAAGGGGGACCGATCCCAATATTAAGTAAAGCGATGTCGATCTTACCGTATTTTTTTACAATCTCTTGTACTACGAATTCCGCGTGAGCTTCATCCCTTCCGTCTCCTGCAAAAGTAATACATTCACTTCCTTGTTTTATGATCTCTTGAGAGACCTGTTCTAGGAGACTTTCTCTTCTTGCGGTTAGTATGATCTTGTTCTGGAATTTAGCCAGGGCCAATGCGGTTGCTCTACCTATTCCGGAGGAAGCTCCGGTGATTAAGATCACTTTATTTTTATAATCCATTTGACTCCGAGGCGAAGGAAAATAATTAAATATAATGCGAGCATTTGCTCACATTTGTAAAGCAAAATCTTGACCCAGCCAGGGATGCGAAAGGCACGAGCGTCCTAGCGCGTAAGGACAGATAGCTGATAGTTTCGGCATGTCCTCGGTCACGCCTCCGGCTATCTCGGACTTGCTTACTCCTCATAGGTCGTTCGCAAAGGCGGATCAAAAACTTTTAAGATAGTGGCTTTTTGTCTTTGTCGAAGAACTTTTTGTGGATTAGGTCTTGTATGAGATCTTTGTCTTCTTCGGAAAGGCTGATGAAGATTACGTTCGCTTTTTTTCCGGAGACTCTGATTACTTCCGATTCAAGTTCCATGTTTTTGCCGTTGATATTTCCGAACAGGATGATCCTGTCTCCTTCGAAAACGGAAGTGCGAGTCTCTATGCCTGCTCCTCCAGTTCCTATATCAACGATGAATACAGGAAATCTTTGGGTCTTACCCTTGACTATAAAATCACCATCAATGGTGATCTTGACGCGAGCGTTCTTCCTCTTCTGTTGAGAAGGGTCCCGGTATTCGTATTTGTCGTCGAAAAGGGAATTAGTGCCCGCCATACGACAATCATGCAGAAGTTCGAAATTCAGTCAAAGTGAAATTGTAATCTTCTTCAGCTCCCTCTTCACAAGGCTGAGAATTCTTGTAAGAGAAATAAACAGAAGCTCCATCTAAAACAATTAAAGTCCTGGAAACGGAATGTGCGTCTCTTCTGTGCATACAAGGGGATAGAGCGCCTTGCTCCGGTAGATGCGAAGATAAGAAAGCCTTAGCAATGTTTGTAAAGCCTACGGCATTCGGAAGGGAAGAAGGACGAAAATTTGCATCGAAGGTTTCTCTTCTGACTACCTGGGCTTTCGGCCCTTGTGTAAAAGAACTTCCGAATACTGTAAATGTTTCAGAGTCTGTTTCTGTTTGGTAAGTCTTGCCGTCCCAGATAAAAATTTCGGTCTTCTCTTTGCTTACCTTGAATAGTTTGAATGGATAATATTTTTCCAGCTCAGAGTCTGTATAAGATTCAGGTGTTCTTTGTCCAAGTAGAATGGAGCGGACTAGTAGTCCTCTGCTCACAGGATTACGCAGCAATTTTAAAGTAGCTTCGTAGTAATTTAATAGGCAGATGATTTCTCCGGTTTGGGAAACCCCGATCCAGGTACCTCCTGCTTCTCCGTCGATTGGAGCGATCGCTTTTCCTAAATCGGATTCGAGTAGTTGTGGAGAAAGAGAAGGCTTTCTTTTGAAAGACTCGTCTCGATTAAATCCGACTCCAAGTATACCTTTGCTTGGATCTCTATATATCAAGGAAGTGCACATTTTATTTTCCTACGCTCAGGAAGAAATCCACTCTTTCGTTCCGATCTACTTCGTAAGCTCCGTTGCCTGGGATCAAAGGTAATGTTTCTCCATAACCTCTGTATCTATATCTTCCGAATTCATAATCTTTTCCGAATAAGGATTGGAATACCTTCTTCGCTTTTTCTTCGGAAGCTCTTAGATTGTATTCGTCATCTCCTCTATGAGATGTGTGGATCTGCAACTCTGCTTTGTATCCGGGAAATTTACTTAAGACAGATTTTAGTTTAGAAGGTAATGTCCACCATTTATCTTCATAGATGCGATTCGGAACGGAGAATCTGAACCCGTCTTTTTCTTTTACGACTAGAATATCAGTTTTGATATCTCCTAGTTCTAATTCTTCTTCTCCGCCGAACACGTCTTTGTAGGAGAGAACAAATCTGAGCTCTGCAAGAGATCCGATTTTTCTGCCCTGATCGTCCAGTCCGTACCAAATCAACTTGTCTGGGCCGTTCCCGGTCCCGGTCCAGCTTCGGACGATCCTCTCTTCTTGTTTGTCCCCGTCGTAGTATGATTCCATAATATTGATCTTCCAGGACACGATTGGAAGCCCCTTGGATCTTAGACGGATCTCAACCAAGTCTTTTTGCCAATCTCCATCAGGAGTAAATCCACCGGGAGAAACATCGTAGGAGAATTTTGGTCTATGGTCTGAGAGAAGGAATTTTTTAGGAATACTTGTGTATTTGTCGTATCTATTGTATACCGTTAGACGATATAGATAAGTTCCGGGACCTAACGGTTTATTTTCCTTGTTTTTTGGCTCCCAGAGCAGTTCGGCGGGAGGCTCTCCTAGTGATTTTTGGGAGAAAACTATATTATCTTCTTTTGCTTCGTTCTTAAAAATTTCCAATTCATACGAATCGGATTTAAGTTTAGAAGAAACGTATGAGTTAAACTTAATGCGATTTAAAGGGTTGCTTGGATCGGAAGGGAATAGATCTCCCTCTACATTTAAATCTACTCCGGAAGAATCATTTTTGACCGTCAGGTTTTCGATTTTGTCTATGGATTCGTTTCCTGCAGGATCTCTACCTGTGAGTTTGTATGTATATAAACCGGGAGGGACCGGTCTGCCGTTGGAGTCCGTTCCATCCCATACAAGTTGGAAAGGAACTTCTCTATATCTCCAGGTATAAGCTTTTAGGGACCTGCCTTCAAAATCTAGAAATTCTCCGATAAATATATCCGCAGATTCTCCGGAGGCTTTTTGTTGTATGATGATCTTGGATAAATTCCTGTCTTCGCTTAATAATAACCTGATTTTGCAATTTGCTTCTGCTTTGGGAGGTCTTGCATCCAGATAAAATGTAGACTCTTCGGAGAGGATCCTTTCTTTATTTGCAGTGAGCAAAAATAACTGATAGGTATAATATCCATCTCCAACCGGAATTCCATTCTCATTTTCTCCATCCCATTCCAGGATAGAAGGCAGATAAATATCTTCCGGGGCGAATTCATTCTCATCTGAAAAAAGTGTGAATCCTTTTTTGCGGATCTTTCCTGCTTCGAATTTTCGGACAGTTTCTCCGGAGGCGCTTCTGATCGTTAATTCCCAGTCCTGTAGTTTTGGCAAAGATGAAGTTTGTATCTTGAAACGTAGAATGTCGGAGATGCCGTCCCAGTTCGGAGAGAAGGAGCCGGATTCCGTGCTGATAAGTGAATTTGCGGAAACCGAATAGGAGAGCAAAACTCCTAAGAGACCTAAAAAAGGAAAAAGTTTTCCGAACATGCTACTAGAAAATTCCTTCCGAGAAAAAATGCACTTATGTTTTATCCTCTAGTTTTCTGTTACGGATCGATCCCAAATGAGTCCCAGCATCGGTGACCTTGGATTTTTCGGTGTAACGTTTTAAAGCAAATGTGACCGAAGCAAATGCGATCTCTTCCCAAGGGATTTCTTCCGGAGAGAATAATTTTACTTCTTCGGATTCAGGACTTTCCGAAAAAAGTCCATCTACTAAGTTTGCGAGAAAGAACATATAAACTTGGCTGATATGAGGAATGCTGTATACGGAATGAAGTCGAATTATATCTATCTTCGCGTTTGCCTCTTCCGAGGTTTCTCTTGCGGCTCCTTCCTCTACAGTTTCTCGGTTTTCTAAAAATCCTGCCGGTAAGGTCCAGTATCCTTTTCTTGGTTCGATTGCACGTTTGCAGAGTAATATTTTTCCTTCCCAGACAGGGATGGTACCAACGATTACTTTTGGATTCTGGTAATGTATAGTTCCGCAGTTCTCACAAACATATCTTATGAGACTGTCTCCTTCCGGGACTTTTTGGATTACTTCAGAGCCGCAAACGCTGCAAAATTTCATGCTTTAGAAAACCTTCTCCAAGCCAGGATCGCTTCTAATAATAACCAAACGGTTAAAAAAATCAAAACTCCTCCAACTGTCGCGAGTAAGTAACTAGGAGACTTGGAGAATAAGAAATCGTAGAAGTTAATAACCATTGCCCAGAGAGTAGCGCCTAATACGAATATCATCGGTATAAAACTGATCCAGGTCTTTTTCTTAGAATACAGCAGATAGATTGAGATTACAAGCAAAGCCAAACCTGCTAATAACTGATTTGTGGTCCCAAATAGTTTCCAAAGCGCTAGGCCGGCTGTAGTCTTTTTACCTCCTTGGTCTATCTGTAAGAATGCAAAAAAACCGATTGCAACACAGGCAATGATGCTGGAAACATAACGATTTCCTAAAGTTTTTTTAATCGTTTCCGATCTGAAACTTTCCGCAATTTCTTCTATATTATATCTTAACAATCTAGTCGCAGAATCCAGTGAAGTTAACGCAAAACTCACGACAACTAACGCGATGAAACCTTGTGCAAAACTTTCGTCAAAACCTAATTGAGAGATAAATCTTCCTGTTCCGTAGATATAAGCTCCTACGGAAGGCGCTAAACCTTGGATCCCGGACCAAGATTTATAGAAAGAAGACCATTCTCCTGCGGATGCAAAACCGATCGTGCAGGCGACAACTGATGTAAGACCTAAAAGGGATTCGCCGATCATTCCACCGTATCCGATCACTCTTGCGTCTATTTCTCTATCCAATTGTTTTGCAGTGGTTCCGGAACTTACCAAAGCGTGGAAACCGGAAACTGCACCGCAAGCAATCGTGATAAACACGAATGGAATAATGTCCATATCCACTTTTTCAGTGCGGATCGCTTCCGCGTTAAAAGAAGAAAATTCTCCGAAGATGCTGCCCTTCACAAAGCCGAAATAGATAGCGATGATCCCTAAATATAATAAAAAGGAATTGATATAGTCCCTACTTTGGAGAAGCAGCCAAACCGGAGTCACAGACGCCAAAAAAGCATATGCAAGAAGTATAATTTTCCAGATCGGAACTCCCGGAGACTTATCAATATCGTTCAGACCTGTCCAGGAAAGAATGGAATCGTTCATTCCAAGCACCATTACTACTAAGGTGAGTGCCACGGAAGCAAACGTAAGAGGCCCAAGTTTCATTCCTTTTTTATAATGAAGCCAACCGACCAAAATTGCAAACACCATGATCCCTGCAGTAGGAATTACAGCTTCCGGAAAATGACTTCTGAGTTTTATCGGAGAAGAAGGAGTTTCTACCCTAACTTCGGAAGGATGCACATGGTCCTTGATACTCGGAGTAGTTTGAGTTTGTTCGATTTTAGGAGGAGACGCGATTGGAGGCTGCTTCAATTTGGGATCCGCAGAAAACATTTCCGCCAGAACGATCACGAACACACCCATTGCCAATGCGACTAAGAAAAAAATGATCGCATGAAATAAACTTCTCGCTCTTGGCCCTAAAAGATCCTGAGCAACTTGGCCTATTGATTTTCCTTGGTTACGAACGGAAACTACGATTGCTCCGAAATCATGTACGCAGCCGATGAAAATTCCACCGAATACCACCCAAAGCATTGCAGGCAACCATCCCCAGATCACTGCAACCGCAGGCCCTAAGATGGGAGCAAGCCCAGCGATAGAGGCATAATGGTGTCCGAATAGAACTGCAGGTTTTGTAGGAAGATAATCCACGCCATCGTTGAACT
This window of the Leptospira hartskeerlii genome carries:
- a CDS encoding copper-transporting P-type ATPase yields the protein MDEHSHHKHSHQPVTQKVSESVKPFRKIEYVCPMHPEIRRDQPGDCPICGMTLVPQGGEPDSDAEDKEIRSLFGKFVLSSILTLPLFFLAMSEMFFPHSIHEFTFGFGDRIQFVLSSLVFWGPGFFLVRKGLISFRSMNLNMYSLILIGVGAAYLFSTAALFFSDFFPDSLHSHGKTALYFEAASVILTLVILGEYLQARAQRRTGGAIQALLGLSPKTAHLLEGNSEREIKIDEIRVGDRLRVKPGEKIPIDGKIEEGSSYVEESMLTGEPLPVKKEKGDRVFGATINQTGSFVLRADKIGSETALSQIIHMVEEAQRSKAPIQGLADRVAGWLVPFVLLISVITFCIWYFFGPEPSLPYAILNSLSVLIIACPCALGLATPISVMVGVGIGAQNGILIRNAEALEKTEKGTVLFTDKTGTLTEGRPRVTEVYPENAQILKLASALESRSEHPIAKAIVRKAEESNVYIPDVTDFSSITGNGVTGKIEGKSAYVGKKKYLNVKEIPEDLLKKEEVFLNQGKTVVWVAEDDKYLGIISVTDPIKETTPKAVSDIGSFGIRIVMLTGDAKTSAQKVGDQIGIKEIYSELSPEGKKEIVKAAKKENEVLLVAGDGINDAPALSESDVGIAMGSGTEIAIQSASITLVKGDLLGISKAIRLSKATMNNIKMNLFFSFAYNFLGIPIAAGLLYPFFGILLSPMIAGAAMSLSSVSVVMNALRLRKTEL
- a CDS encoding SDR family NAD(P)-dependent oxidoreductase, coding for MDYKNKVILITGASSGIGRATALALAKFQNKIILTARRESLLEQVSQEIIKQGSECITFAGDGRDEAHAEFVVQEIVKKYGKIDIALLNIGIGPPSNTLTATAKTILDCMNINYGSLINFYVPLMRQMKKQKETCMISHMNSLATYFGIPMQGDYTASKGAARLFLETARMELEHFGFKHIRIQTLHPGFVDTEAVKNDGIPAPNQISEEEAAAFILKGFQKEWKENRFPFGTAFATRIGRIIPLWLRTKILLGETPKSF
- a CDS encoding PilZ domain-containing protein, with translation MAGTNSLFDDKYEYRDPSQQKRKNARVKITIDGDFIVKGKTQRFPVFIVDIGTGGAGIETRTSVFEGDRIILFGNINGKNMELESEVIRVSGKKANVIFISLSEEDKDLIQDLIHKKFFDKDKKPLS
- a CDS encoding NRDE family protein, which gives rise to MCTSLIYRDPSKGILGVGFNRDESFKRKPSLSPQLLESDLGKAIAPIDGEAGGTWIGVSQTGEIICLLNYYEATLKLLRNPVSRGLLVRSILLGQRTPESYTDSELEKYYPFKLFKVSKEKTEIFIWDGKTYQTETDSETFTVFGSSFTQGPKAQVVRRETFDANFRPSSLPNAVGFTNIAKAFLSSHLPEQGALSPCMHRRDAHSVSRTLIVLDGASVYFSYKNSQPCEEGAEEDYNFTLTEFRTSA
- a CDS encoding cell envelope biogenesis protein OmpA, with product MFGKLFPFLGLLGVLLSYSVSANSLISTESGSFSPNWDGISDILRFKIQTSSLPKLQDWELTIRSASGETVRKFEAGKIRKKGFTLFSDENEFAPEDIYLPSILEWDGENENGIPVGDGYYTYQLFLLTANKERILSEESTFYLDARPPKAEANCKIRLLLSEDRNLSKIIIQQKASGESADIFIGEFLDFEGRSLKAYTWRYREVPFQLVWDGTDSNGRPVPPGLYTYKLTGRDPAGNESIDKIENLTVKNDSSGVDLNVEGDLFPSDPSNPLNRIKFNSYVSSKLKSDSYELEIFKNEAKEDNIVFSQKSLGEPPAELLWEPKNKENKPLGPGTYLYRLTVYNRYDKYTSIPKKFLLSDHRPKFSYDVSPGGFTPDGDWQKDLVEIRLRSKGLPIVSWKINIMESYYDGDKQEERIVRSWTGTGNGPDKLIWYGLDDQGRKIGSLAELRFVLSYKDVFGGEEELELGDIKTDILVVKEKDGFRFSVPNRIYEDKWWTLPSKLKSVLSKFPGYKAELQIHTSHRGDDEYNLRASEEKAKKVFQSLFGKDYEFGRYRYRGYGETLPLIPGNGAYEVDRNERVDFFLSVGK
- a CDS encoding NUDIX hydrolase translates to MKFCSVCGSEVIQKVPEGDSLIRYVCENCGTIHYQNPKVIVGTIPVWEGKILLCKRAIEPRKGYWTLPAGFLENRETVEEGAARETSEEANAKIDIIRLHSVYSIPHISQVYMFFLANLVDGLFSESPESEEVKLFSPEEIPWEEIAFASVTFALKRYTEKSKVTDAGTHLGSIRNRKLEDKT
- a CDS encoding carbon starvation CstA family protein, translated to MLPLLAVFGCFTLYFLGYKFYSGFLSKSIFQLKDTVGDTPAHKFNDGVDYLPTKPAVLFGHHYASIAGLAPILGPAVAVIWGWLPAMLWVVFGGIFIGCVHDFGAIVVSVRNQGKSIGQVAQDLLGPRARSLFHAIIFFLVALAMGVFVIVLAEMFSADPKLKQPPIASPPKIEQTQTTPSIKDHVHPSEVRVETPSSPIKLRSHFPEAVIPTAGIMVFAILVGWLHYKKGMKLGPLTFASVALTLVVMVLGMNDSILSWTGLNDIDKSPGVPIWKIILLAYAFLASVTPVWLLLQSRDYINSFLLYLGIIAIYFGFVKGSIFGEFSSFNAEAIRTEKVDMDIIPFVFITIACGAVSGFHALVSSGTTAKQLDREIDARVIGYGGMIGESLLGLTSVVACTIGFASAGEWSSFYKSWSGIQGLAPSVGAYIYGTGRFISQLGFDESFAQGFIALVVVSFALTSLDSATRLLRYNIEEIAESFRSETIKKTLGNRYVSSIIACVAIGFFAFLQIDQGGKKTTAGLALWKLFGTTNQLLAGLALLVISIYLLYSKKKTWISFIPMIFVLGATLWAMVINFYDFLFSKSPSYLLATVGGVLIFLTVWLLLEAILAWRRFSKA